The genomic region CATGCACAAACTTTGACTGGATTGGAATccaataaataatacttttaaaattgaGCTAAATGGCTGAAGCGGAAGGTTTCCtgtgcatttctttttttctgggaTGGGTATGGGAGATGAACATGTGGTGCTAGATGGATTTTAATCCTTGACGCATTTTCACTGCAGTATTTAACTATGTACTcatcatgtaaaaaataaaaattgaaccCAGATGAAGCCACAAGTGGTGACAATCCAGCTGCGGACCCTATGGATCTCCTGCTGCTGTGTAGTGACAACTCCCCAACACCGGAGTcttcacctcctcctcctccaccatcACCTCCACCGCCCATATCACCTTCCCCTCACAGTTCCCGTACACCCTCCAGAACGGGATATCGCGTTTGGCCCCACACTCCAACAGGCCGGTCTCAGAGAGGGAGAGTAGGTCGAGGGCAGCTGTTTGATGACCCAGCTGTGGTGAAGACTGTGGAAGGTCGTCCGAGTCTAAAGGTTTTCGTGCCTGatgtttatttcagaaatgttggTGGGAAATTAAATTCCGTAAtaaccagcatttttttttttcttcactgggTATGTTTTTTCTAGAGTCTTGATAGTGCCATTGTGGATTGCAGTCTCAGCTCCTACTGGGAGGACCTCAATTCAAACACCGTGTGTAATCTTCAGTATTTAGCAATATTTGGCTTTTTTTGGTTTGACCTGTGATTGTAATGTTTGCCACTGTCTTTCTCGCAGTGGATGATCGCACCTCAAAAATCCATTAAGCCACCTGCCGCATCTATCCTTCAGGTGCTCAAGCAAATCTCCGATGTGTATCTTGTAGGTATGCAATACAGCGGTTGATCACTTTGATATTTTTACCAATTAGGACCAGGCAATCGTGGGAGTCATTGATAGATCAAGACATGGCAGGGTTCCACCTGTGTCTCCAAACTTTCTTTCTCCTATGAGACCATTTTCCACTAGCCGAGGCAGGAGAGGACCTCCTTTTGTTGGGTCCTTCAACCAAAGATGTCATTATCAGGTAGTGGGTTTCTTAAACATGTAGACTGTTAACATTTTACATTCTGTAAATGTGGTGTTGGTCTATGCAAAGCTAGCTGTGACAACCACCCGAGTATTAAATTTATCCATTCTTTCTTGATTGGGCACAAAAGAATCCCATGGTTCCTTGCTCTCCCTTTCGTCCCCAAAGACTCTTTTCACCCCAGCAACAATACAACCAGGTGACCACCATTGTCCATACTACAACTGCTAATTTGGAAGGTTCTGTTCCTGAATATAGCCTTTTTGATCCAGTggcttatgtttgtttttgttacttTTCTAGCCTGGAGGTTTTCTTTCACCTTCCCGTCCTCCTCTCTCTACACCAATGCCCCACACACCCAAACTCGTGCATCTGCAGTTTGGGACTGACTCCCCAAGGCCTGCTCCATTCTATAGCCCATCTGCCAACATCATGCAGGGCTTCAGGTTAGTGAGCtacttaataataatgataataataataataataataaaggaataCGATTTAATGTGCATGTTCCTCTTATGTTGTAACAAACCCTTCTATGAAACACAAAGGAGATGtagatatttgtttgtttgtttttttttgcaatttttgtaAAATAGACTTTACAAGTTACTGTTTGGTCTGTTCTgacattggttttctttttcaaCTTTTAGAGCACCAGGTCCTGTTGTCCAGTTCCATCCCCAGCATAAGCGGCTTTTGAGTCAACGACAGCAAAGACCTCACAAGTGAGGGCAAGGAgcattgcttttctttttttttcatttggaaacctaAGTTTTATTTACCTGAATTCAGATGATGTAATTCACAGAAAGCAAGTAAGCTGGGACCCATATTCCCAAATCATGAGTGATAAAGAGAAGGAATGGATAATCAGGTTGCAGATGATTCAGCTACAGAGTGAAAATCCACATCTGGATGACTACTATTACCAGGTCTGTATCAGTCCTGAACTGCTTGTCCGTCCTTGGCAAGGTTTAACTGCTTTTTCACAACATGATCCCAGTGGCTGTGTTTGCTTTACATTAgattgtttaaatgcattttgattTTTACAACAGTTTGAAAGCGAAGACAAGGAGAAACTGTTGGATATCAAGCATAGTTTTTAATCTCTGCAGGAGTATTATCAGAGGATGGAAGCCAAACTTGCTGAAGAGGAGTTTTTGGGTGACCGGTTAAAGAAGGAGCCCCCTAAACTCACAACCCCTTATGTTACCAAAGCACTCTCGTACATCCCAGGTAAGGTGCATTGAGCTAATTTaatacacattttataaatgtacagtattaatAGTTTGCAATAATTCTTGAATTACTTCAGTTGTCCACATTGAAGGTTCGCTTGGGCAGGTTGCAGTGTCTACATGTTTCTCTCCTAGACGAGCAATTGATGCTGTTCATGCAAACACATCTGATGAGGTGAGACTTTATTGCTTTTAACTGAGGGtgcaataataatttgtaaaattttggacttaacttttttttgtggCAGGAGCACAAAGACATTAGGCAGCAAAGGTTGGAGGTGTTGAGCACTATCGAGAAGGTAGGGTAAACCCCTGGAAATGCTTTAGCACTATAGGGCTGCAACAAAAATTGTACTACTCAATGAATGCTGACTTGAATTGGAGTGAAGTATTCAGAATAGCAGCATATGTTTCCGCAAACTCAAGGTTGCTTTACAATGTATCAAGTAAACACTACAGCAGGCAGAGAATCAGCACCGATACAGAGCATAGACAAAATGCATCACGTGAAAAATTATAGTTAGGGATCAGAGAAACAAGAAAAAGATGGGTTAATGTgggattttaaattgtaatgatgcaTTTAGTattttatcagatgcttttatccaaagcgacttacaaatgaggacaatggaagcaatcaaaaaccacAAAATAGATATATACACAGAtggatatatgtatgtatagataaTTCTAAATAAGAATTCCATAGTGTGGGGGCTGATGTACAAAAAGACTTTccgcttcttcttttttttttttttttttttttttttttgacagtgtaATTTGATAAATTCCAAGTACCATTACATACAAAGTGTCTGTGTAATGAGTTCTTGTATTGAAGCCTGGTTTACTGAAGTCACGTGGCTTTGGCAGTTTGATAAATGCTCTGAACCATTGATTTAAAAACCAATTTATTAGCAGTACGTTGAAAGTTCCCATCACTACGGTGTCTTTTATTTTAACACTGTATTAAGTACCCAACAATAAGGTAAGATTTGGTTTGAGCCATGTGTATTTTTTGTTCAACCCTTTTGCTTTCTCACAGTTGTACATAGTTTTGTTAGAAGTGGAAGAGGCAAACAAGATGAAGACGACAGTGTCTGACAAAGATGAGGAAAGGCAGTTGATGCAGAACATTAAGAGGAAGGTGGATCAGCTTTACAATGAGCTGCGGTGCACTAATCTATTGTAAGAATTTCCGAATTTTCTGTTGTGAGTGTACAGTAAGATTCTGATCTCATTTACACCTATGGTGTACCATATAATAGGGACTCTGGAGAGGAATTTCTTTCCTGTCTAGTAATATCAAAAGGAAAGAGGATGCTAGCCAGACTCCTCCCCTTCCTGTCAAATGATGCATCACTGCATATCCTGAACGTGGTGACCAAAAACCTCCCAGTATTGATGAGCAAAGATCCAGATGAGGTCTGGAAcatgtaatgttgttttttttttttatcagtctgTATCTTGAATCTGTGATCAAGCTGTAACCTTTCCACAGACACTGCCTGTTCTGTATCCATCGCTCCGTGCTGTGGTTGATCGACTTGCATTCAGTCAGCTAATCAGAATTCTCAAAGAGTTCACAGCAGCAATGCCTGACTCGAAAGACACACGGTTAACATTGGCCTGCCAAAACAAGGTCAGGTTTTAAGCAGTTGTTTTTAAATTACACTTGCCATTTTTCATGAAGTTTTATGACCACAGTAAGATGACATTTGGATGTTTAACAGCTTTACACTTTCTCTGGGTTGCCTAGTGGTATTGCTGTCTTAAATGAACTCTTTGTTTGCAGTTTGGTCTGTCGCTGTTGTATGCTTTGCTCTCTCAAGGAGAAAGGCTTTTATCGTCTGACATTCCTATGGAGCCCAGCATTGGAGATTTTGAGACCTGGTATTGTTTGTGCTCTTACCCCTCAAATTGCTCACTTTCTGTGAAAGATACTCGGCAGAATGTTCATACTCTTTTAAtgtttttccatacaataaagtTTACTTCAACAAGAGGCTGCCAAGCTCAAGCAATGACAAAGTATTATATTGAACACCGTTGAAAGTCTCTAAAAATATGGTATCTTTGTGAGAAACGGACCCAACTTTAAGGCATACTGGGTAACTGAAAATCTAGAATTCTGTACATACTGAATCATTTATGGTTCTGTGTTATATGACAATCGGTgacatttaatatttctttttgcagtgtcttttttcaaatatatttttaatgttaagtTTAAAATCTTCAGTGAATGGCAACAAATGTgttccttttgtttttattttaatggtattttaaaatgtaaaccatTTTTATGGCACCCATTTAGGACGGACACTGTATTCCATGTGGCCAGGCAGCTATCCCAGACGACACTTGTTGAGCCACTACTTCTGCCCTCCAACCTGCTAACACTGTTCTGTCGATATCTGGACAAGCGAACAGTACACCAACTAAAGAACAACATGGAGTGAGTCCAAATGCTGCATTCAGTACTTTGCACTTGGCATTTCTCTTAGGACAGGGGTGTCCAAACATGTTAATGTGGAGGGCCGTTGTcctgcagagttaagctccaaccccaatcaaacacccCTGTACCAGCCAATATCTTCAGATTCATTAGAAACTTCCAAGTAAGGGTGTAtgagccaaactctgcaggacataaGCTTTCCAGGAACAGATTTGGGCACCCCTGGCTTAGTACATTTCCAGAcctgtaaacaaatgtttttttttttctcttcccccTTCCATCCTCTTCCTAAAACCATCCTCTCATTGGTCAGTGCACCTGTTTCTGTATTGGGTGTATACGTGGAAATGACAACGGTggtgttttcaaaaacttgcactttaaaACCCGTTCTCAAAAATTACcttttcagtccccaaaatgtCATTGTCATCTAAACGGCCCCTTAGATTACAAGATTATTCTCATAACTGAAAACGTTTAGTAGTTTATccagattatattttatatttgaaagcgTAGCCTGTATTGTGCATACAAATGGCCCAGATTGAGAGCACCGggagaattattttatttatttttttggtaattttAATTGTATGAATTTGAGTTTAAATGGTTTTTGGCActtcaggaaataaaaaaaaaaaatctactacaTTTGCCATGTCACTCTCACTGAGCTTAGCAGCTCTGACCGCTCTATAAAATGAGACTAAAGATGAATCAAAAACTCTAAATATAAAGCTAGCACTGGACAAAGGGGGTATGAATTATTTACCATTGTGAATATGGTCCTCATACTTATTTACATCTGGTTTAATGGCAGTCATGTTTGTAATGGTTCTCATTTCCCCCCTCCAAAACTTTAAAGAAACTTTGTAGTACCTTTTTTAGAAATAACTGCACAGAAAATACTAAAACTACAGTCAAATCTGCTAAAAGATTACATTTTATCAAGGTATACAGCTTGAGGACTAAATGCTTGTACCATATTTCTGGTAATATTCTTTCAAAGTTTAGATAGACTGAATCAATATTCCTACACATGGCTTAACTGTCTCTTAATGAAAAGACACTTGAACTTCTGTTGTCAGATTTcttttaaagtggttttgttcTTCTGTTGCAGATCAGCTACAGGATATCTGGCTGTAGCATCATAAATGAGCACCAACCCCATGACCTCTCTCTACACTGACCTGAAACGTAGGATGATGCTAAACCTAAATTAAACTTGATTTTGTGAACGACCacgttcatccaaaaatgtatattttctataACCCTAAATATCTTTTCtcccttttattatttttttccttattcTCAATCTTTGTCTTACCAAGGTCAGATTTGCATACGAATGGGCAATTGGCACTTTCTTGACATGTGGCTGATATTCAGTCATTTAATAATGACCATATAAAGCCTATGAAGTGCGTCACAGATATAGCTGATCATTTTGGATTTGTGGTCTGCAGGTCTTCAGAGCGAGCTGTTGGGGTTGATCTAATTGTACAGTTGCACTAAAGGTGTTTGGTTTAATTTGTGacttataaaaatgttttgttaagaATCCAACTATGTCTTTCAAAGAAAGGTTTTGGGTGTTTATTTGGAGAACTGTTAATTTCAAAAGTATGTatgtttgtgaaatgtttttgaggtatggtttcattttatttttctaattgtTCGATCAGTGTCATGTCTAATATGTACTTTTCACTGTTGCAGAGCACatgcaaattaaaaaacaataaaaataaaaatttgtaaaatGAACTGACTCATTGTATATTGGTTGAATTCGATTTAAATCCCAGTTTGTTTTTAGACCTTGTCTTTTGATTTGTGCTATTCAGAATATAGCATGGCCTTGAGTGCTATTTTAAGGCAAATGCCTTTGGGAACATTATCAATAACTATGCAAATTTGTGAATACCACAATGGTGTTATACGCTGTACCGCTGTCTATCAACATCATTGTCTCTGAGTTTTTGTAACTTGCACCAATACTTTTGAGTTGTAGAGTGCTGTAAACAACTAGTTTTCACTTTTCTAATGCTCTATAAAGTGTTCCATTTAACTTCTCTCTTCACATCCCTAAACAGCTCTTTACATAAAGTGTAGCTTATGTACAGAAAAAGGGTATGGGGTGTGTGTGCGCCCTGCTTCACTTTGTATTAATGTGATTgtgatcattttaatatgattttatttgtcATAGGCTGTAATGTAAAGCttatttgtacttattttttactATGTTTGCTTGTTTTTACTAAAGACATGAAGTGATCATCCTATGGTTTCAGATCAGTCACATTCTAACTAACAGAAgtcttttgtgtgtttttgtttgttttggggtGGGTAAGGATGATGTAATTTGACATATCAGTGTATGTGTATCGGAAAAGAGTAGGCTCTGGGGTTAAAGGTCAAGCTTTCAACTCTCCTTCACCTCTTGATATGAGGATTTTGGCCCTGTGTGTGGAATGTCAGCCTGAAGTGAGACACtgaggcttttttttcttttcttttttgctgcACCCACATTGTTTTACTTTCTCATGAGCTGTCTTTACATATTGAAAGGAAGTAAAGAAGCTATCCAGTGTGTACGCTTATTGGCAATTAAACTTCTTTTGGATAATCTCAGTCTCTCCAATAAAGCCTACTTTTAAAAGTTTGATTCAGTGAAACTTCTCTATTTGTATGTAGTGTTGAAAAATCTGAATCTGTTCATCCTAAACAGACATATCTATCTTATGTAGCTTTAGAAATGTTCTTTCTTGTTTACGATTAATCTTAAAACAGACCTTGGATTCTGTTGAAGTCCATATGTTGAAATTTAATAATTGGTTTGTTTGGttattagggtttttttttttttttgcctctattataaagattatatatttatttaacatgctttttttccactttttgttTTGTCCTAATattgatttttcatttatttaaaaaagatgaaAGATACAGTTATAGTTTTAATAGATATGGCAAAGAACAGAAGTCCAGAATAGAAGCTATGTCATAAAGGTCACCCACTTGGAGATTTCTGGCTTCACCACTGGTTCATATAATATCTTTGTAACCATTTtacaacaaatacatttatactgTGTAAGTTTATAATAATTTAGAATGAAAAGGCTATAACTATATTGCTTAGCTTTAGTGAAACGTGTACACCAGGTTAcagaaaaatgaattaaaaaatattttgtaatccagtaccatcaaacattttatagttccaacatatacattttttgattACATCATATTACCTTTTTTCTTCTGGAAATCGCATTTCAGAGTATTTGTGTTAAACAGAACTGCTATTATGTAATGTTATTGACTGTGccctgtgtgtttgtgcattgtGTTTCAAGTGTATTAGTGTTTGAGTGGCAAGACTCATAGTTTACATAGTGTCTGACTGTAAGCTGCATGGTTTAATTCTATGTCTGCAGTCAAACCTATAAACAGCGTCTCTTCAAACTCCGTGCCAGACATAAGTCTTTTCACTAGCTAGTGCAGATATGAAGGTTTATTTGAATAGCGTAGAGTGACCTGCTGTTGGGATGAATGTATTTTTGCTCTGTTTAACATTCACATATTAAAAAATATCGTGACCATGTCAGTACTTGCTTTAGCTTCATCTTAATAATCAATCAATAATTAactgtctgtctgcctctctAAAACTAATATCAAATCAGCATGTCTCAGTCAATATCTACACTTCAGCTATTTAGCACATGTGGTAAGGTACATAAAGTTTTATGGGGCCCCTGCGAAGGGAAATGAACGCtggtctctctctttttttttttttttttttttttttttttttttttttttggatgaccCTTACAAGGAGGTGCCACTGTtcaaaaaatggtttaaaaaccCAGTGGACAACTTGTGCATCTTCTGTCTATGACCTGTTCCCTGTGCACATTAGCTTGGGTTGtgtttgtctttctgttttcCTGGTTTTTCCCCTCTAGGTATATCTACAATGTTTAGATGGATGCTTCTAAGAATGATGTTATTGCTCTGGATGACAAACGTAACACTTCAGGGCGGCACAGGTAAGCATGCTGATAAGAAAACAATGCTCATAAATCTGTTCTGGGATTTGTGTGTAGTACTTTTTAAGCGGAGTTTTTCCCTCAAGTTGTTGAGACACAAGCTCTTATGTTGTCCATGGTGTAGAGCACCACCTTTGACTTCTGAGATGTTAGCAGAGATTCAACACTGTCCAGAAATTACCAGAAAAACTACTAACTTAATGTTGTAACTTAATGCATGTGGATATAGTATGCATACCGTAGATGAGTTGTGATGGTAGCAATAtgttcaaatgtattattttttttttttaactggattGTCATTTTGTAAACCTACTCGTAGCCAGCATCGTTACAGTGATATAAGCGTTTCATAAGAATTTCAAAAACGGTAGTTTAGTAGCAGATTGatcttaaatttacagttaaaaaaatttCATTAACTGGAATATTGTTGATATACCAAATTACATTATACCTAATGTACATAActtaaaaagggaaaaaagaagaaacggttatttaaatgaaaaaaattaaaatatggtaATGTCAGTTTAATTTTGTAAAATCACTTCCAAGAACTGTAAAATTGTGTAAAATTAGTAAGGGTGTAAGTGAActcaatattaacaaattaaaccatttttttttattgtagtgaTTTCTGTAAAAACACTAAACCAATCGTGATGACGTCtaggtttatttattcattcaggaATTCTTGGTGCATGAAATTTGTTTGGATTTCAATTCATTTTTCTCTGTCCTAAATCCTTGGCTCTTCATGGTTCAGTTAGATTATGAGGAACTGATATGTACATCATGGCAGAATTTAATTGACTCCTGGCTCACAGGCTTGAAGACAGAGAAGCAAGGAAATGCGGACGCACAGTTTAGGAAATGAGAAATGCCCCAGAGCTGTGTCTGCAATTGCGTACTGGTTTCTTCAGGACAGGTTCATGAAACACCAAATTAGAATTCAGACATCACCACAAAATGATAGACATTTGATATATAGTGCAGTATAAAGGGGGATAGGGAATGACTTCAGACACCATTACTgtctttatacatttttgttaaaatcaaaagaaatggtATAGATTGTAAATAATCTGTATATAAGGAAAATATTGGTCACATAAACCTTTGAATCAGACTAGTTTCTTATTAAGATTCAGAAATCCCTGGCACATATGCACAGAGGTGTGTAATATATATGTTTATGACAACAGGTAAAATATTGTGTTCATTGAGGCATTGTCTGTTTCTGAATGtggcaactttatttatatatatatatatatatatatatatatatatatatatatatatataatatttaataatatatgcaGTATGTTGTGCAGCTTTTTAAAGGGTATAAAGCATTTTATAGTTATTGTATATAGCAATGCTGTATTGAACGTTGACAAATATGTGTCTGAATACATTCTTAATCAACAATGGAGAGTCCATAACCCTcagctatatttatattttttattttgagttttgtGATTCTGTCAATTCTATATTCAATAAATTGAAGTTTATTGTGTACAGTAGGTTATCCACtgacaggatttatttatttattattattttgtttttatttatttatattcattgttATTTAAGGGTACAAACCTCAAAATCCAAATGGTGGTGCAGCACAAATGTCACCTAAAGGTATCGTGGATCTTTCTTTGCTGATGAATAACTGTTATTTGGAactttttatcttttcttttctttttttttctttttttaataataatcatgaAATTTGTCATTTGATTTTCTGGTATTGGTGCGAATGTTCATCTTGGAGGAATACATAGCGcaataaaactgtttatttttatttatttatttacttatttattttcagattatGGTTTGGGTCCAAATAGCAACTCAGCAAATATGAAAGGAAATGGTGAGCGAGAATGATTTTTGATCTTTTGTActgattttatttcttctttaccttaaaaataaatttaaagtatTCAGTTCTTCTCAAAAAACATGTTAATACATATACCTCAGTTTTTACCAAGTGCTCTGCATAAAACCCATCTTAGTTCACTCATTAAATATTAACAATGAAATGTGATCAAATAAATCATTGTTTTTTAtccacaaattattttatttagctttgttaaagtatttttatatttagcataTTTCTGTGCATGTACAGCAGTTTTATTTGTTgtaagaatatttatttattttatagatttcTTGTGGCAATGATTTTCCTGGATGGATAATGAAAGATAATTCTTAActtgaaagctttttttttttttctttatcaggtTATCCTGTTAACAAAGGTACAGGTAAGTCCTGCTACAGAAAAGCAACCACACCATGTAGTATGTAATGTACAATATCATTTAGTGAATCGCATCTTAAAATTTGAATCATCATACACCTGTGTGCTGTATCTCAGGTGCATATGGGGGTGCACAAAATAAGCCTGGATACGGAGGTCGTCCCCCGTATGGTATGAGTTTACTTTGCTTGTAGAATATGCACATAATCAAATAAtcatacattttctattttaacatatttgatTGTTATCAGGTGGAACAGGCATGGGAATGATGAACCAACATGCATTGAAGCAGAGGGGAGGTATGTGATCTAATGTACaccaaaactatttttattaaataataaagcataattggccatttagattttttttctcctcaaaaaatataaaaaataccctTTGTATGTTCATTTATATAGTTTAGGATTTCAAAACACTGTATTACAGACTTAAAAGCCTGTTCTTTTTATGACGTGGCTATCACTTATTTATCTAATTATACTAAATCTTTCCAGGTTATGGAAATGGTAATGGCTACAGAGCTCCATCTTATGGGGGTGAGTTTAATGTCAAGTTAGTGTGTTATAGTATAGATTTGTACGTAAAATGTTCTTGTTCAAATTGTTGTAAATGTTCAATGTGTACAAACACCATTTGtgccattttgtatttactttcaCTAAAATTGTCTGTTTAATGTTTTCCGAAGGCTACAGCAATTTAATGGGTGCTCATCACCAGAAAGGAGTTGGTCTAGGTTAGTCTGTTAAATGTTCTTTGtagtagttcaccaaaaaaaaaaaaaaaagtctatccattttaactttatttcttctgtagaacacagtTGGTAAATCTCTGCAGAATTTGGGAgactttggaaaaaaaatatcacaaaccAAATAAGTTACACCACCAAAGTAGGAACATTTGTACACACCAACTAACTTTTACAatcatattacaatatttttgaaTTTGTGGAAATGTTACAATTGTTCACAGTTTTTATGAATAGTATGCAGTCATTTGTAACATCTATTATTTTTAATCCGGTGTAAGAAAGGCATATTAGTTTACATTAACTAGCTGTTGTCAGGGATCTGGTAGGGAGGAACCAATTGCAGTGAGAGAtaacaaggttttattgacaagacagaTACAAGAGGTAGTGAAGTGCACAATAGATACCACAACAGGGACACAATAGACAGGaacagctagggaaggccactgggaaggcttcaggatacaactggcagaatacttgggcaacagagggggcagcaagaccaggctgatagaaaaggccacacaaggcaccatagagcagagctcagaaacTCGACCACTGACTCTGAAGACAGACCAGATGCCAGGCTagtagaaccagggcaggacacatggggacaggtcaggaactcgaacacaagacaggacaaagctccacaaaaaaacaaaaataaaactcaagACAAGGAAAACCAGACCAATATAAAAGTAACAAAGTAAGAAATTACAAATTTAACCAACTCAgaataatcaaacaaaaccaagactCAAGgttagaaaaactaaaatattacaaataaaagccaaaggccgggggaggaagctggacagactcggcagacccaaacgtactgtgagggtctgctgggaacgtttggccgagtctcctgtcagagagatcttcaactcccacctccggcagagcttcgaccggatcccgagggaggctggagatattgagtccgagtggaccatgttctccacctccattgtcgaagcggccgctcggaagTAAGGGGtgccggaagtaagggatgccgtcaagctgaagaaggagtcctatcgggcctggttggcttgtgggactccagaggcagctgacaggtaccggcaggccaagcggactacagcccgggtggttgtggaggcaaaaactcgggcctgggaggagttcggtgaggccatggagaaggactatcggtcagcctcgaagagattctggcaaaccgtccggcgcctcaggagagggaagcagtgccctaacaacgctgtttacagtagaggtggggagctgttgacctcaactggggatgtcgttggacggtggaaggaatacttcgaggatctccttaATCCCGCTGTCActtcttccattgaggaagcagaggctgagggctcagatgtggactcgtccatcacccaagctgaagtcaccgaggtagtcaagaaactcctcggtggcaaggcaccgggggtggatgagatccgccctgagtacctcaagtctctggatgttgtggggctgtcttggctgacacgcctctgcagcatcgcgtggcagtcggggacggtgcctctgggatggcagaccggggtggtggtccctctttttaagaagggggacc from Carassius carassius chromosome 40, fCarCar2.1, whole genome shotgun sequence harbors:
- the patl2 gene encoding protein PAT1 homolog 2, with product MDDSEHPEKIGEPVPDASWPENGDQWSDKGEEDDECGLLQEMAEEDEEIDLYNEETFGLDEATSGDNPAADPMDLLLLCSDNSPTPESSPPPPPPSPPPPISPSPHSSRTPSRTGYRVWPHTPTGRSQRGRVGRGQLFDDPAVVKTVEGRPSLKSLDSAIVDCSLSSYWEDLNSNTWMIAPQKSIKPPAASILQDQAIVGVIDRSRHGRVPPVSPNFLSPMRPFSTSRGRRGPPFVGSFNQRCHYQNPMVPCSPFRPQRLFSPQQQYNQPGGFLSPSRPPLSTPMPHTPKLVHLQFGTDSPRPAPFYSPSANIMQGFRAPGPVVQFHPQHKRLLSQRQQRPHKKQVSWDPYSQIMSDKEKEWIIRLQMIQLQSENPHLDDYYYQEYYQRMEAKLAEEEFLGDRLKKEPPKLTTPYVTKALSYIPVVHIEGSLGQVAVSTCFSPRRAIDAVHANTSDEEHKDIRQQRLEVLSTIEKLYIVLLEVEEANKMKTTVSDKDEERQLMQNIKRKVDQLYNELRCTNLLDSGEEFLSCLVISKGKRMLARLLPFLSNDASLHILNVVTKNLPVLMSKDPDETLPVLYPSLRAVVDRLAFSQLIRILKEFTAAMPDSKDTRLTLACQNKFGLSLLYALLSQGERLLSSDIPMEPSIGDFETWTDTVFHVARQLSQTTLVEPLLLPSNLLTLFCRYLDKRTVHQLKNNMESATGYLAVAS